The following are encoded together in the Arthrobacter sp. Y-9 genome:
- a CDS encoding nucleotide pyrophosphohydrolase, which translates to MLDPAVMNALRSFVEERAWGEFHTPENLAKSISIEAGELLECFQWGGADLPNAKLELADVLTYCLLLADRLDVDPGALVLEKLELTRSKYPVDKAKGRSDKYDRL; encoded by the coding sequence ATGCTCGATCCAGCGGTCATGAACGCCCTTCGCTCCTTCGTCGAAGAGCGAGCGTGGGGCGAATTCCATACACCGGAGAATCTGGCGAAGAGCATCAGCATTGAAGCCGGCGAACTTCTCGAGTGCTTCCAATGGGGTGGGGCCGACCTTCCGAACGCGAAACTCGAGCTGGCGGACGTTCTCACCTACTGCCTGCTCCTTGCGGACCGGCTCGACGTCGATCCTGGAGCTCTCGTACTAGAGAAGCTCGAGCTGACTCGTAGCAAGTATCCGGTGGACAAGGCGAAGGGGCGGAGCGACAAGTATGACCGGCTTTAG
- a CDS encoding Lrp/AsnC family transcriptional regulator: MSWITGGPVDEVDRAILALLTEDARQSVTTIAEKVHVSRAHAYNRIAKLQDQGIITGFTTKIDPLKAGLRSSAYVTLKVRQHSWRELRAKLSDIPEVHHVALVGGDFDVILLVRAVDNADLRRVVFDQLQNMPEVLDTQTFLVFEDVEVR; the protein is encoded by the coding sequence ATGAGCTGGATCACAGGAGGTCCCGTGGACGAAGTGGACCGCGCCATTCTCGCGCTGCTCACGGAGGATGCCCGCCAATCGGTGACGACGATCGCGGAGAAGGTGCACGTCTCCCGGGCGCACGCATACAACCGCATCGCGAAACTGCAGGACCAAGGCATCATCACGGGCTTCACCACCAAGATCGACCCCCTCAAGGCCGGCCTGCGCTCGAGCGCCTACGTGACCCTCAAGGTCCGCCAGCACTCGTGGCGGGAGCTACGGGCGAAGCTCAGCGACATCCCCGAGGTCCACCACGTGGCGCTGGTCGGCGGCGACTTCGACGTGATCTTGCTGGTGCGGGCCGTTGATAACGCGGATCTGAGGCGCGTCGTGTTCGATCAGCTGCAGAACATGCCGGAGGTGCTGGATACGCAGACGTTCTTGGTTTTTGAAGATGTCGAGGTTCGGTAG
- the pdhA gene encoding pyruvate dehydrogenase (acetyl-transferring) E1 component subunit alpha, producing MTISVSPPGGGRSVEDTGTADGAPAAGAASPHASTQGVPQDTSPQTKAPQTTSLQEAVQNFGISIEDYLLPVHGQIQILAEDGMMLPEDRRGSSPGHQYPVPPDEELLEAYRRLVVGRRVNDQNSALVRQGRLAVYPSSHGQEACQVAAALCLQKSDWMFPTYRDAVAVMTRGVDPVEVMTIFRGDWHGGYDPHAHHVGIQSTPLTTQLLHAVGVAHAAKLRGEDTVVLAMCGDGATSEGDFHEALNFAAVFRLPVVFFVQNNQYAISVPLAHQTAAPSLAHKAVGYGMAGERVDGNDLVALLAVLDRAVTLARSGSGPLLVEANTYRMQAHTNADDATRYRNQAEVEAWAAKDPLNRMRHYLRAAGQLTDDVEAAFADDAEQVAQRLREGLSVEPDIDPQDLFRYVFTEPTPQLREQAAFLADELARDAEGAAAGTDTAATADTRMER from the coding sequence ATGACCATTTCCGTCAGCCCGCCCGGAGGCGGCCGGTCCGTCGAGGACACAGGCACCGCAGACGGCGCGCCGGCCGCCGGTGCGGCCTCGCCCCACGCCTCGACGCAGGGCGTGCCACAGGACACCTCGCCACAGACCAAAGCACCACAAACCACCAGCCTCCAAGAAGCCGTCCAGAACTTCGGCATCAGCATCGAGGACTACCTGCTCCCGGTCCACGGCCAGATCCAGATCCTCGCCGAAGACGGGATGATGCTCCCTGAAGACCGCCGCGGCTCCAGCCCCGGCCACCAATACCCCGTCCCACCGGACGAGGAACTCCTCGAGGCGTACCGTCGCCTCGTCGTCGGGCGCAGGGTCAACGACCAGAACTCGGCGCTCGTCCGCCAAGGACGCCTCGCTGTCTACCCGTCGAGCCACGGCCAGGAGGCCTGCCAGGTCGCGGCGGCGTTGTGCCTCCAAAAGAGTGACTGGATGTTCCCCACCTACCGCGACGCCGTCGCCGTCATGACGCGCGGCGTCGACCCGGTGGAGGTCATGACCATCTTCCGCGGCGACTGGCACGGCGGCTACGACCCGCACGCCCACCACGTCGGCATCCAGAGCACCCCACTCACCACACAGCTCCTGCACGCGGTCGGCGTCGCGCATGCCGCGAAGCTCCGCGGCGAGGACACGGTCGTCCTCGCGATGTGCGGCGACGGCGCCACAAGTGAGGGCGACTTCCACGAGGCCCTCAACTTCGCCGCCGTCTTCCGTCTGCCGGTCGTCTTCTTCGTCCAGAACAACCAGTACGCCATCTCGGTGCCGCTCGCGCACCAGACCGCGGCGCCGTCGCTCGCGCACAAGGCCGTCGGCTACGGCATGGCGGGGGAGCGGGTCGACGGCAACGACCTCGTCGCGCTCCTCGCCGTCCTCGACCGCGCCGTCACCTTGGCGCGCTCCGGTTCCGGTCCGCTCCTGGTCGAGGCGAACACCTACCGCATGCAGGCCCACACCAACGCGGACGACGCCACCCGCTACCGCAACCAAGCCGAGGTCGAGGCGTGGGCGGCCAAGGACCCGCTCAACCGCATGCGCCACTACCTCCGCGCCGCCGGGCAGCTCACCGACGACGTCGAAGCCGCCTTCGCGGATGACGCCGAGCAGGTGGCCCAGCGGCTCCGCGAGGGGCTGAGCGTGGAGCCCGACATCGACCCGCAGGACCTGTTCCGCTACGTCTTCACCGAGCCCACCCCGCAGCTGCGCGAGCAGGCCGCCTTCCTGGCGGACGAGCTCGCACGCGACGCCGAGGGCGCCGCAGCCGGCACAGACACCGCCGCCACCGCCGACACCCGAATGGAGCGCTGA
- a CDS encoding alpha-ketoacid dehydrogenase subunit beta produces the protein MSTVAEAAAARAAATAGPSVEGHSHVTFAKALTTAMADAMRADPGVVVFGEDVATLGGVFRITDGLQKEFGEQRCFDTPLAESGIVGMALGMAMNGLRPVIEMQFDAFAYPAFEQIASHVAKMHNRTRGRITLPLVIRVPYAGGIGGVEHHCDSSEAYYAHTPGLKVFTPSSVADAYLLLREAIASEDPVVFMEPKKLYWSKESVDLDALRDAFESTASEGTGAPAGVREEGRAAVVRPGTDATIIAYGPAVPPALAAAEAAAAEGRSVEVIDVRTIVPFDDETISASVRKTGRVVVVAEAQGFASVASEITARVQERCFHSLAAPIRRVTGFDIPYPAPKFEHWYLPGVDRILDALDELQWED, from the coding sequence ATGAGCACCGTCGCAGAAGCGGCAGCGGCCCGCGCGGCCGCGACCGCCGGGCCGTCTGTTGAAGGACACAGCCACGTGACCTTCGCCAAGGCCCTCACCACCGCCATGGCGGACGCGATGCGCGCCGATCCCGGCGTCGTCGTGTTCGGGGAGGACGTGGCCACGCTGGGCGGCGTCTTCCGCATCACCGACGGGCTCCAGAAGGAGTTCGGCGAGCAGCGCTGCTTCGACACGCCGCTGGCGGAATCCGGAATCGTCGGCATGGCGCTCGGCATGGCCATGAACGGCCTCCGCCCGGTGATCGAGATGCAGTTCGACGCCTTCGCGTACCCGGCGTTCGAGCAGATCGCGAGCCACGTCGCCAAGATGCACAACCGCACCCGCGGACGGATCACGCTGCCGCTCGTCATCCGGGTGCCGTACGCGGGCGGGATCGGCGGCGTCGAGCACCATTGCGACTCCTCCGAGGCCTACTACGCGCACACGCCGGGGCTCAAGGTCTTCACGCCGTCGAGCGTCGCGGACGCGTACCTCCTCCTGCGCGAGGCCATCGCGAGCGAGGACCCCGTGGTGTTCATGGAGCCCAAGAAGCTGTACTGGTCCAAGGAATCGGTGGACCTGGACGCGTTGCGGGACGCGTTCGAGAGCACTGCGTCAGAGGGTACCGGCGCCCCGGCCGGCGTCCGCGAGGAAGGCCGGGCCGCCGTCGTGCGTCCAGGAACCGACGCGACGATCATCGCCTACGGCCCCGCCGTCCCGCCCGCGCTCGCCGCAGCCGAAGCGGCGGCAGCTGAGGGGCGGAGCGTGGAGGTCATTGACGTGCGGACCATCGTCCCCTTCGACGACGAGACCATCAGCGCCTCGGTCCGCAAGACCGGGCGGGTCGTGGTGGTCGCAGAGGCGCAGGGTTTCGCGTCCGTCGCCTCGGAGATCACCGCGCGCGTCCAGGAACGCTGCTTCCACTCGCTCGCCGCGCCGATCCGCCGGGTCACCGGCTTCGACATCCCGTACCCGGCGCCCAAATTCGAGCACTGGTACCTGCCCGGCGTCGACCGCATCCTCGACGCCCTCGACGAGCTGCAGTGGGAGGACTGA
- a CDS encoding dihydrolipoamide acetyltransferase family protein: protein MSREFLLPDLGEGLTEAELVRWLVAVGDSVTIDQPVAEVETAKAVVEVPSPFAGTVAVLHGAEGETLDVGKPLISIDEGGASATPVVETASDYRTEERAGSGNVLIGYGTSGSTDAGRSRRRKTAAPARLASARETPRVSPAPAERGSVDAIRVVSPLVRKLARDLGVALHALDGSGPDGLILRRDVEQASAGTPAASAAAAAAATAVTLVGQGTAEGAGTDASTDPSTGLPIAARTPLRGMRRTIAQAMVRSRTEIPEATVWVDVDATDLVELRAGLKRRDPENAPSLLAFIARFVLAGLAKYPELNTRIETAEDGGQEIVSFDGVNLGFAAQTDRGLVVPSIRAAHRLSARALDGELKRLTGVAREGKASPADLSGSTFTLNNYGVFGVDGSAAIINHPEAAILGVGRIIDRPWVVDGALAVRKVVELSLVFDHRVCDGGTAGGFLRYVADAIESPGTVLADL, encoded by the coding sequence ATGAGCCGCGAGTTTCTGCTGCCCGATCTGGGGGAGGGCCTGACCGAGGCGGAGCTGGTTCGTTGGCTGGTCGCCGTCGGGGACAGCGTCACGATCGACCAGCCCGTCGCCGAGGTCGAGACCGCGAAAGCCGTGGTGGAGGTGCCGTCGCCGTTCGCGGGGACGGTCGCCGTGCTGCACGGCGCGGAGGGCGAGACGCTCGACGTCGGCAAGCCGCTCATCAGCATCGACGAGGGCGGCGCGTCGGCCACGCCGGTCGTGGAGACGGCTTCCGACTATCGCACCGAGGAGCGTGCCGGCTCCGGCAACGTCCTCATCGGCTACGGCACCTCGGGATCGACCGACGCCGGCCGGTCCCGCCGGCGCAAAACCGCGGCTCCCGCACGGCTCGCCTCAGCCCGGGAGACTCCGCGGGTCTCGCCGGCTCCCGCGGAGCGCGGGTCCGTGGACGCCATCCGCGTCGTCTCCCCGCTGGTCCGCAAGCTGGCCCGGGACCTCGGCGTCGCATTGCACGCCCTCGACGGTTCCGGCCCCGACGGGCTGATCCTGCGACGGGACGTCGAGCAGGCGTCGGCCGGTACGCCCGCAGCCAGTGCCGCGGCGGCCGCGGCAGCCACGGCCGTGACCCTCGTGGGCCAGGGCACGGCCGAGGGCGCCGGCACCGACGCGTCGACCGACCCCTCGACCGGCCTGCCGATCGCGGCCCGCACGCCGCTACGGGGAATGCGGCGCACGATCGCCCAGGCGATGGTCCGCAGCCGCACCGAGATCCCCGAAGCGACGGTCTGGGTGGATGTCGACGCGACCGACCTCGTGGAGCTCCGTGCCGGTCTCAAGCGGCGCGACCCGGAGAACGCGCCGAGTCTGCTGGCGTTCATCGCGCGGTTCGTGCTGGCCGGGCTGGCGAAGTATCCCGAGCTGAACACCCGGATCGAGACGGCGGAGGACGGTGGCCAGGAGATCGTTTCCTTCGACGGCGTGAACCTCGGGTTCGCGGCCCAGACCGACCGCGGACTCGTGGTGCCCAGCATCCGCGCCGCCCACCGCCTGAGCGCCCGCGCCCTGGACGGCGAGCTGAAGCGGCTGACCGGCGTCGCACGTGAAGGGAAGGCGAGCCCCGCCGACCTGTCCGGCAGCACGTTCACCCTCAACAACTACGGGGTGTTCGGCGTGGACGGCAGCGCGGCGATCATCAACCACCCCGAGGCGGCGATCCTCGGCGTCGGGCGGATCATCGACCGGCCGTGGGTGGTCGACGGGGCGCTCGCGGTGCGGAAGGTCGTGGAGCTCTCGCTCGTGTTCGATCACCGGGTGTGCGACGGCGGGACGGCCGGCGGCTTCCTGCGGTACGTCGCAGACGCGATCGAGAGCCCGGGCACGGTCCTGGCGGACTTGTAG
- the metH gene encoding methionine synthase, whose amino-acid sequence MPRFALDIDSVPRPARAQALLDAVNQRVVIADGAMGTMLQGRELSLDTDFQGLEGCNEILNDTRPDVIADIHDAYFAVGIDAVETNTFGANWSNLSDYGIDDRIEELARKGAAIARERAEAAEAQDGRMRWVLGSMGPGTKLPSLGHTSYDHLKQTFALQAEGLIDGGADAFLIETSQDLLQTKSAVNGCKQAIVNRGVRLPIFVEVTVETTGTMLMGSEIGAALTALEPLGVDAIGLNCATGPEEMSEHLRHLSKQSTVAIACMPNAGLPVLGANGAHYPLTPAELATAHEQFVREFGLGLVGGCCGTTPEHLAAVVERLAPFRKPGAGGRTPSEQDAGIASLYQHVSFDQDSSYLAIGERTNANGSKAFRQAMLEERWDDCVDIAREQIRVGAHLLDVCVDYVGRDGVADIQQVVSRFASASTLPLVIDSTEPPVLKAGLELIGGRPVVNSVNYEDGDGPESRFARIMPLVKEHGTAVIALTIDEEGQARTTEGKVAIASRLVDSLVGEWGMKVEDIIVDALTFPIATGQEETRRDGIETIEAIRQITAKYPGIHTTLGVSNVSFGLNPAARMVLNSVFLHEAVQAGLSSGIIDAAKIVPLASLPEEQRKVALDLVWDRREYDADGNVTYDPLATMLDLFAGVDTAALRDQRAAELAALPTGERLQRRIIDGEGKGLEADLDLARAEGMTPLGIINDHLLEGMKVVGERFGAGEMQLPFVLQSAEVMKNAVALLEPHMEKSDASGKGTMVIATVRGDVHDIGKNLVDIILTNNGYKVINLGIKQPIADIIAAAEEHDADVIGMSGLLVKSTVVMKENLEELQSRGLAKKWPIILGGAALTRTYVEDDLAGMFEGQVRYAKDAFEGLALMEPLVRVARGEDPEAVGLPALKKRIHRTGGGLTLTEPDAMPGRSDVATDNAVPAPPFWGTRIVRGVALADFAAFLDERATFMGQWGLKPGRGEGGASYEELVEREGRPRLRYWLDRILAEGMIDPSIAYGYFPVVAEGNQVVVLHHGEDPDGVLGVPGLLAPDGGSGAPIGTERLRFDFPRQRRDRHLCLADFVRSRESGQVDVLPVQLVTAGAKIDEFTAKMFAANQYRDYYEVHGLVMQLTEALAEFWHSRIREELGFASEEPADKEGLFKLDYRGARFSLGYPACPDMEDRRKVMELLHAERMGVILSDELMLHPEQSTDAFVFHHPEAKYFKV is encoded by the coding sequence ATGCCTCGTTTCGCGCTCGACATCGACTCCGTGCCCCGCCCCGCCCGAGCCCAGGCGCTCCTGGACGCCGTGAACCAGCGGGTGGTCATCGCGGACGGGGCCATGGGCACCATGCTGCAGGGCCGCGAGCTGTCCCTCGACACCGATTTCCAGGGCCTCGAGGGTTGCAACGAGATCCTCAACGACACCCGCCCGGACGTCATCGCGGACATCCACGACGCCTACTTCGCGGTGGGCATCGACGCGGTGGAAACCAACACCTTCGGCGCGAACTGGTCGAACCTCTCGGACTACGGCATCGATGACCGGATCGAGGAACTGGCCCGCAAGGGCGCGGCGATCGCCCGCGAACGCGCCGAGGCGGCGGAGGCACAGGACGGCCGGATGCGCTGGGTCCTCGGCTCGATGGGCCCCGGCACGAAGCTCCCGAGCCTCGGCCACACCAGCTACGACCACCTCAAGCAGACCTTCGCGCTGCAGGCGGAGGGACTCATCGACGGCGGCGCGGACGCGTTCCTGATCGAGACGAGTCAGGACCTGCTCCAGACGAAGTCCGCGGTCAACGGGTGCAAGCAGGCGATCGTGAACCGCGGCGTCCGCCTCCCGATCTTCGTCGAGGTGACGGTCGAGACCACGGGCACTATGCTCATGGGATCCGAGATCGGCGCCGCCCTCACCGCGCTGGAACCGCTCGGCGTCGACGCGATCGGCCTCAACTGCGCCACCGGTCCGGAGGAGATGAGCGAGCACCTGCGCCACCTCTCCAAGCAGTCCACCGTGGCGATCGCCTGCATGCCCAACGCCGGCCTGCCGGTCCTGGGCGCCAACGGGGCACACTATCCGCTCACCCCTGCCGAGCTGGCCACGGCCCACGAGCAGTTCGTGCGCGAGTTCGGCCTGGGCCTGGTGGGCGGCTGCTGCGGCACGACGCCGGAGCACCTGGCCGCCGTCGTCGAACGTCTGGCACCCTTCCGGAAGCCCGGCGCGGGGGGACGCACGCCGAGCGAGCAGGACGCCGGCATCGCCTCGCTGTACCAGCACGTCTCCTTCGACCAGGACTCCTCCTATCTGGCGATCGGGGAGCGCACCAACGCCAACGGCTCCAAGGCCTTCCGTCAGGCCATGCTGGAGGAGCGCTGGGACGACTGCGTGGACATCGCGCGGGAGCAGATCCGCGTGGGCGCGCACCTCCTGGACGTCTGCGTGGACTATGTGGGGCGCGACGGCGTGGCGGACATCCAGCAGGTCGTGTCCCGTTTCGCCTCGGCCTCCACCCTCCCGCTCGTCATCGACTCGACGGAACCGCCCGTGCTGAAGGCGGGGCTGGAACTGATCGGCGGCCGCCCCGTCGTCAACTCCGTCAACTACGAGGACGGCGACGGGCCGGAGAGCCGCTTCGCCCGGATCATGCCGCTCGTGAAGGAGCACGGCACGGCCGTCATCGCCCTCACCATCGACGAGGAGGGCCAGGCCCGCACCACCGAGGGCAAGGTCGCGATCGCCTCGCGCCTCGTGGATTCGCTCGTCGGCGAATGGGGCATGAAGGTCGAGGACATCATCGTCGACGCCCTCACCTTCCCCATCGCCACGGGCCAGGAGGAGACCCGCCGCGACGGCATCGAGACCATCGAGGCGATCCGCCAGATCACGGCAAAATACCCCGGCATCCACACGACCCTCGGCGTCTCCAATGTCTCCTTCGGCCTCAACCCGGCCGCGCGCATGGTCCTGAACTCGGTGTTCCTCCACGAGGCCGTCCAGGCAGGTCTCTCCAGCGGCATCATCGACGCCGCCAAGATCGTCCCGCTCGCGTCCCTCCCGGAGGAGCAGCGCAAAGTCGCGCTGGATCTCGTGTGGGACCGCCGCGAATACGACGCCGACGGCAACGTCACGTACGACCCGCTCGCGACGATGCTGGACCTGTTCGCCGGCGTCGACACCGCGGCGCTGCGTGACCAGCGTGCCGCGGAACTCGCCGCACTGCCCACGGGCGAACGGCTCCAGCGCCGCATCATCGACGGCGAGGGCAAGGGTCTCGAGGCTGACCTCGACCTGGCCCGGGCCGAGGGCATGACCCCGCTCGGCATCATCAACGACCACCTCCTGGAAGGCATGAAGGTGGTCGGCGAGCGGTTCGGCGCGGGCGAGATGCAGCTGCCGTTCGTGCTCCAGTCCGCCGAGGTCATGAAGAACGCGGTCGCCCTCCTGGAACCGCACATGGAGAAGTCCGACGCGTCCGGCAAGGGCACCATGGTGATCGCGACCGTGCGCGGCGATGTGCACGACATCGGCAAGAACCTGGTGGACATCATCCTCACCAACAACGGCTACAAGGTCATCAACCTCGGCATCAAGCAACCCATCGCGGACATCATCGCCGCCGCCGAGGAACACGACGCCGACGTGATCGGCATGTCCGGCCTGCTCGTGAAGTCGACCGTGGTCATGAAGGAGAACCTCGAGGAGCTCCAGTCGCGGGGCCTGGCGAAGAAGTGGCCCATCATCCTGGGCGGCGCGGCGCTGACCCGCACCTATGTCGAGGACGATCTGGCCGGGATGTTCGAAGGTCAGGTCCGGTACGCCAAGGACGCGTTCGAGGGGCTGGCCCTCATGGAGCCGCTCGTGCGGGTCGCCCGCGGTGAGGATCCGGAGGCCGTCGGCCTTCCGGCGCTGAAGAAGCGGATCCACCGGACGGGCGGCGGGCTCACCCTCACCGAGCCGGACGCCATGCCGGGACGATCCGACGTCGCGACGGACAACGCGGTGCCCGCCCCGCCGTTCTGGGGCACCCGGATCGTGCGCGGCGTCGCGCTCGCGGACTTCGCGGCCTTCCTCGACGAGCGCGCCACCTTCATGGGGCAGTGGGGCCTCAAACCCGGCCGCGGCGAAGGCGGCGCCAGCTACGAGGAACTCGTGGAGCGCGAGGGACGTCCGCGCCTGCGCTACTGGCTGGACCGGATCCTGGCGGAGGGCATGATCGACCCGTCCATCGCCTACGGGTACTTCCCGGTGGTCGCCGAGGGGAACCAGGTGGTCGTGCTGCATCACGGCGAGGACCCCGACGGCGTGCTGGGCGTGCCCGGATTGCTGGCCCCCGACGGCGGCTCCGGCGCGCCGATCGGCACCGAGCGCCTGCGCTTCGACTTCCCCCGGCAGCGTCGGGACCGGCACCTGTGTCTGGCGGACTTCGTACGTTCCCGGGAGTCCGGTCAGGTGGACGTGCTGCCCGTGCAGCTCGTCACGGCCGGCGCGAAGATCGACGAGTTCACGGCCAAGATGTTCGCCGCGAACCAGTACCGCGACTACTACGAGGTTCACGGCCTGGTCATGCAGCTCACCGAGGCGCTGGCCGAGTTCTGGCACTCCCGGATCCGGGAGGAGCTGGGCTTCGCCTCGGAGGAGCCGGCCGACAAGGAGGGCCTGTTCAAGCTGGACTACCGCGGCGCGCGCTTCTCGCTCGGTTACCCGGCCTGCCCGGACATGGAGGACCGTCGCAAGGTGATGGAGCTCCTGCACGCCGAACGCATGGGCGTGATCCTGAGCGATGAGCTCATGCTGCACCCCGAGCAGTCCACGGACGCGTTCGTGTTCCACCACCCGGAGGCGAAGTACTTCAAGGTGTGA